In Mya arenaria isolate MELC-2E11 chromosome 1, ASM2691426v1, the genomic stretch ATCATTTTTTCACTGGATGTTatttttgtactgtttacaatatcattgtttagttaataagtgaataaaatgtgagcaaaagtgagttaaCTGACTATATATGTTTGTTCGCTTTTCGCTTGTTCCTCTTTTTAgctaaatgcaaaaaaaaaaaatatttttattattatttcgttCGCTCGTCccattaattttttaacaagttattaatttggtgagGCCTAAGGTTATTTATTACAGCTTATTATTTTTGGGAAATACCTTTACCGATATTGTCTTTCTAAATGCTTCACTAAGTTATtcatacaattaaaatgattgatgttttcaatagtaatcaacaaaacatctttgcaaaatatttaaaaataaattttttttttatcaagttaaAGACGATTTACAGCAGCctgaaaaattgataaatgaattTGATAGTAGCAATGTATTCCAAAGATTACATTTAGCCTATCAATACAAACGATTGAGTAGAGCTCATGTTCAGTCAAATGTATGatacaaataaaagttttcaTTCAATCAAGGCGTcttcatgtttttgtattattttccgAAAAGATATGCCAGACGAAACTTGTATTACATTCGTCGGATTTACCGCAACCCCAGCATAAGCTTAGATGTTAATCACAacgttgtttttaattaaatgataacTTCATTGaaaattctttataaaatattaataaagacATCGCAGAGAAACAGAAACAGTCCAAATAAGGACAAAAGCCGAGGGACATGACCGGCTCGTGCCGGCATACACCGATATCGTATGAGTGTGACCGGCCCGTGCCGGCATACACCGATATTGTATGAGTGTGACCGGCTCGTGCCGCCATACACGACGTTGTAGGAATGTGACAGGCCTGTCCgggcataaaaaacaacaacattcctTAAAGAAGAACAACGTCATATTCATAAGTGTTCTCCTTACATGCCATTACGGCACCCTATAAcaatgaccaatacacctacatGCATTTCCCAAATTAATTCCCAAAGCGTCAATGAAGCGTTTCTCCGACGGGGCACACATCACGAACGGCACAATGCACAAGACAAGCAGCTTGAACATATTGATTTGTCGAGTTGAATGACAAGTAGTTTACGGTCTGTTTTGAGCAGTGCTTATATACACAACTTTTATAGATAAAGGTCACGACAATGCCCTGCATGTGTTACGATGTAAGAACAAAGAACGAAAACAATATACTTCTCAAAATTGCCTAGGAACACATGTAAGCTAAAGAAATAACTAGAAGGACAAGCCctgttatcaaattaaaaaaaaaaccgtCCTGTTCAAATACACAAGGTAAGGGCGTTAACGGCACTGCTAAATCGTTTTTAGGGCGtatatattttgcttattttggtaaaaaaccGTCTTTTCAAGCATTTCTGGAAGTCGTTTCGAATGCATGGAAATTCAAATACACCACTTACTTGCACtttcaaacatttgaatatcTACCGAACGAGGAGTGGGAAAGTCGGTATTCTGTTTTGCCTGTTTAGGCAAGATCTGGTACGcttaaataattacttatatttttttacgagtTCGGAAATACCTTAAGTATACGTTGAATATACAATCGTTGCAAAATGTTTCTATGCATCATGCGAAATTCTGTTTCCAAATATTAAGCATGGAAGCCTATGTTGGTTGTTGgctctttttatttattttcatttattttacaacatcaAACATCAAAGCATATTAGCCGAGAGCACCAATTAGGTCGGCGCCCCCACACGTTGTGTTGGCCTGGCCTGGCTGTGGTTTTTCGTGGAAATAGTGGGCGAGGTTCTGGAATCTAAGGGAAAAAGCAAATTATACAAACTTCCAAAACAGATAGAGAAGGTAAAACATATTACATTTCACTGACCAATGACACATCAACGCTTGCTTAAAACCAAGACAATCCGATGCATCATATGGGCAAGTTCGTTAAATTGAGGTACCACTCAAAATGTTTGGGTTGAGAccgtttaaaatatgttaatgattTGCATTCAAAATGTTGCCATAACCACTATTTTTCACTAAGGAGTGTTTTAGCTTTCAAAGTTAAGCCCGGGTATGTTCGTAATTCACAAATTTGGTAACTTCTATAATACGGCATTGTTATGGCCATATAATCATTATCAAAAGATAATAGACGTATTGTGATCCCAGCCAGGGATATAATTCTTAGTTAAGCAAcacatgtttaattatgtatatattgtatacaaaatTCCATCGTGTAATGAACCGTAAATCATTTAGACACTATAAACCGATGCCATGGTAAAGTTCTATATTTTACAGGTCTCAACGACACACCAATAATATAACTTTATATGTACAAACAATGGATCTCTGAAGACATCTGTTGCTTACTTATAAGGATCCTTTTAACTAGTAAGCACTAAATAATGCTTGACAGACCTTTTTCATgtaaaaaacacataatatCGAACCAAAATCTATACTAACCCATGGCAGATTAAAGGACAGCCATATGTGAACACAGTTCCCTCACTAATCAGTTTATGACACTCTGCCTCACAGGCTTGTTCCGTCGGATCAGCGCCCAATATATCCAACATGAGTTGAATATCACATCTCAACGTTGCTAGGTCAactggaaaaaacaacaacatattctTGATTGGACAGAGAAAATTTAACCTAAACGAGCAACCGTGTTTTCAAAAAACCGTGAAGCAAAGCTTTATTTATCAATCTTGGATCTTTAAAAGTCCATAATTATGGTTTTATTTGTGCAGCTAGTGGTGTGCAATTAAACATTGACAAATAAAAATGGGGTcttataaaaattgaaaaatatgcgTTTGTGCcaattgatattttgtcattCTACAAATATCTCGGAACGTTTTCACACCAACCCTTTCATGATTTAAAACCCAAGATACATTTGTCTTCAAGCAACAAATgaatttga encodes the following:
- the LOC128239407 gene encoding uncharacterized protein LOC128239407; amino-acid sequence: MFKLLFVCIVPFVLCAPSEKRFIESLGIPLGNIFDLATLRCDIQLMLDILGADPTEQACEAECHKLISEGTVFTYGCPLICHGFQNLAHYFHEKPQPGQANTTCGGADLIGALG